A region of the Drosophila ananassae strain 14024-0371.13 chromosome XL, ASM1763931v2, whole genome shotgun sequence genome:
CCATGGGGGGcagtgtgtgggtgggtgggatTTGGGGCTTGGGGCTTGGGGAAGTGGGAGTGCTGATGGAATTCGAGCGTTTGGTTCGTTTTCACACACAGTCCACAGTACACAGAAATCAACGATATCAGAGcacaaaaaagtgaaaaaaataaaagagagtAAGAGTGTGGTGTGTAGGAGgagatatataatatgtacataggtatataccttttttttatacattgtaTTCCGCACAATACAAAATACGAGCTCGCTGAGACATATTTCTAGAATTGATATGGAGCTATGACGACtccagtcgcagtcgcagtcgccgtcgcagtcgcagtcacTGCTGGCGTCGACGTTGGCGTCGGTGTCGGTGTCGGGGACCGGTGggttggattggattggactGGGCTGGGTTGGGCCAGAGTTTCAGTGAACAAGTGACAAGCGCGCGACTCGCCCACGGACTTCCCAAGCCGGAGTAACAAAATAGAACAATAACAAAAGCCCCAATAACCCTAGATAATCCCAGGGATTATCGAATAATTTCTAATCAAACAAGGACtatcgaaaaacaaaaaaaaacagaatggGAGGCTGTTGCTCAAAGGATCTGGACGACAAGCGATCGTGGAGTCCCGAGGAGACCAAGAACGGCGTGCGTAACGCATCTGACCGCCACCAATGTCCTTGACTGGCCACTATATAATCCTATATCTTCCGCAGAGCACCACATCCACCATCATCGCCCAGCCCCTGGACGAGGTGGGCAGCACCGGAGTCTTCACTTTGAcccgcaccaccaccacaaccaccaaGACGGtgaccagcagcagcaccaccaacaATGACCAGGACTAGGATTCTCCATCATCACTtcaatttaataatttcttattattttttattttttatttttttttaaataacatcCCATCCATCGCTCGtataatgaatatttttttttaaactttttgttGAAACGATTTCAATGCCATGTGTGTTTACTCGAAAATAATACAGAaaccgaaacagaaacagaaatttaaaaaaaataagagtgCGAAGAGTGCGAACTGGAGACTGGAGTGTACATAccatatatactatatatagaGTCTACATAGACTATATATAGTCTATATAGTCTATATAGTCTATATAGACAATGTGAATATTGAATATGAATCGAGTTAAGCTGTTAAcgaataattattaattgtaATTTCATAATAAAACTGTTGAATCGCTAGATCTTGCACCGATTTCTGGATTCTCCCCGATTCCCCGACCGgattgtaaatatatatatatatatatatcttagtAGTTCTCAGTGGGTTTTCTGTTGTGCttggatattttttaattgttaaatCAATTGTGCAAATTAACAAAGTATTTCTCACCTCGATCCCCAACAAGGCAGTGTGTTCTGCTctctaaaatataaataattcacATTCTGAATGAAAACTTGAATGGGAACTACCAGTCGGTTATTATTCCAAagttacatattttttttaaatctcaTTCAAATTGTGGTTCTATTCATCTCCAGACTGTAATcttcagtattttttttgtatttccctCCTTTTATCTTATTTTGTGAAGTGAAGTGAGTCACTTGGGGAATGTGTCAAAAATTGTACAACTTTGCTTCCGTTTTCTATGAAGATTAAGGGAAGAAGAAAGGATGGTTTCCAGACTacatgatacccggtacttgatTCTTTATATACATTACTCATTTGTTGATCTAACTTGGCTGAGCAGTTTGGTATTTGAAATAGAAACATTTGGTATCTAATAGTCTCCAATATAGTTCCTTTTTATTctacaagtaccgggtattatTGTTTCAGAAATATATGTAGTTCTAAACCCTATACAGTTCTAGTTTTTTTaggcttttaattatttaatgatAAAGGAGCTTAAATAATATAACCTTGTATAAAGTaactatattatttaattattttctaaacttgggctttttattttatttattaaagttaCAATCAGTGAAAAATGACTAAAAAATCACTCATTTTTGATagaaaataacattttataataaagtataaaaaatacttcttaGTTTCTTTATCGTTAATTAATCTTTATAGTTTTTTAGAATTAATAGACTCCAAAACAGTGATAAAAACTATTAAGCACCCATTTTAAAACCAATTTATAATAGAATATTGAAAACtctcataaaatattttcatgaGAAGCCATAAATAAATAGTTAATAGCCCTagattttatctttttttagttttggcaAAGTTCCGCTTATCCAATTACCACTGTAGCAGGCTGTTTGCGAGTGCAAGCGAGACAATAGCCAGGCAGGGCGGCAGCGGGCAGAGCGAGAGGGCAGGAAGCACCTGCCAGTTCAATTGGCAAGCGAGATAAGAGCCACAATCCGACGCATTGGTGGCCGATGACATCAGGCGATGCAATGCCCACAAAAGCCACATAGAACACAGAAGCCACAGCCCATAACCCATAGCCCAGAACCCATAACCCATAACCCGCCAACCAATAAACGAAAATCAAAAGGGGGATCATCGGCAGGTGGTGGGAGGGTGGTGGTTCCTATGCCCCCGCACCATGCAGTCTCCTAACCACTCCCATGAGTCAGTCAGCCCCCAGTCTGGTGGCCACTCTAACCAGTCTGTTACGGTTTGTTTTTCGACAGAAGTGTTACTCACGGCACGTGTTAGCCGTCATCGGCGATCACTCACTCGGTTCTGGCCAGGCTTCCAGCGTTTCTGGCCCCTCCATATACAATATCGAGCCGCAAATATATAATACTGTTCACCATAGACATAGTACGGCAGTATCTAGCTCGGTCCAATGCGGTTTTCCAGCTGTGGTATCCATTTGGAGAATGCAAATGAGCATGCCCGGCGGGCAGGTTGCGAATTCCCAATTCCGAATTGCAATTATCAATGTCGTAACTGGCTTCTCCCAGGGTTCTCCGTAACATCACTGCCATAATGTATGGGCTGGCTGGCACTTCAATGCCCCTCTAATGcttaataaaaactaaaagctTTTCATTCAGCGCCTCGAAACAGGCAACACGAGTTAGGTCACCAAAAAGTTTGGGATATATACTCGTAATAGGCCCCCTGGGATATGCCTTCAAATGGGACACTCCGGAATACATCGAGGGGAGGTGTATCAGCCAGAGTGAAGAAAGAACCATTCCATGACCCTCTTCCACCGATAAGATTAGATCGTCAAATATGCCAGATTCGGAATAAAAAATTAGAAGAGAACCAAACTGCGCAGATAAATTCAATCGGAGGCGGACAAATCCATTCCCCCCAGTCCAGACCCAGTGCAGACCCAGATCCAGACCAGAAACAGACACTCAACCAGGCACTGACTGCGCCAAAACCGAAGCAATTAAAGAACACATGTCCGGGCGGGACCCGGCCTCGGAGGGGTCGTCGATGTTCGCTCGTTTCTGTCATGGAATGCATATGCAGATAAAATAATTTGAACGACCCTACCAACCAGCGACTCTTCAATCAACAGCGCCCCTTGACAGTGCTGCTGGCTTTATGGCTATAAAGcggctaaaaaaaatatctaatatttaaatattgaaatgtcggaataaagtttaaaagaaCACATTTACAGTGAAATCTAAACTAAACCCAATTCCTACTACGATAACCATTTTGTAAACTTTTAAAAACAAGTATTTTTCtcctaattatttataaatattgcTTCTTTTCTATCTATTCTTAATTATTGTGGAACATTTTCACAATTTATAGCTTTAaggaaattaatattaaattaaataaataattaaatacaattttagaACTATTTTCATCAACTTGGGTAAAAAAAACTAGGGAAAAGTATTGCTTTACTCCAAAAATCTCAACAAATAACTTCAAAATTTAGTCAattatctttaaaaaatagcCAGATATctttttaaatagtttcaaTTCATATTTATGCCtttcatttatatattttataaatatactaCAGATATAGTACGGCAAAAATATTGTTCTCAATATATTATAGAAATTATAGCAATATCGGCTATAGTTGACCGTTTTTTTGagatttcatttcatttttaaatgttaaatgtttaaatgttttttaataaaagccaATGAAACCAGAGCAGTGTGaattaatttaaacaataGAGTGAAataatcattaaaatttaatgtaCTTGAGTGCCATTAATTTAGTTTTGAATATTTACGGAAGacaaaatattacaaaaaccTTGAGAATTTGAATACTGAATATTGGGCTTTTTTGTGAAATACATATAACATAGATCTTAAAATATCTAGTAATAATAACCATTCTgacattaatttaattattaaatataaatataaaagataaaaaacaACTCTTTTGAGATAAAATGCGGTTTCTATTGCTAAGAAATAATaatcctgatcaaaaatatatattctctgcgaagctataaaaaaaactgaaaactcaGCCAGCTGGAAAATGGCCAAGGACGCATCTCTGGCAGAAAACAGAAGGCCGATCGAGAGAACGCACTGGAAGGGCAGACAGATAAATTGGAGCGCCCCCGAGTCCAGACCACGAAAGCCAGTGCCAGTGATCAGTAATCAGAGATCAGTGCCAAAGCAAAGCTTCGCGCAACCAGACGCCACCATGAAGAACCTAGTTCCGGGCAGAGTCCACCTCCTGGCTCTTCTGGCCATCCTGTGCGCCACCTCCGGCTGCCACTCGCTGCCGATGACGAACGAAGACCTGGACCTGGTCGCCCTGGCATCCGTGGAAGAGCTGGGCCATCACCCACGCAAGGAGCAGACCCCGTCTCCCCCGGAGTCCCAGTTCGTGGGACGGATCCCGCCGAAGAAGGAGACCGATGGAGAGGTGCAGCCGGATCAGTTCGAAACCTTTGTGAAG
Encoded here:
- the LOC6503133 gene encoding uncharacterized protein LOC6503133; this translates as MGGCCSKDLDDKRSWSPEETKNGSTTSTIIAQPLDEVGSTGVFTLTRTTTTTTKTVTSSSTTNNDQD
- the LOC123257511 gene encoding uncharacterized protein LOC123257511 produces the protein MKNLVPGRVHLLALLAILCATSGCHSLPMTNEDLDLVALASVEELGHHPRKEQTPSPPESQFVGRIPPKKETDGEVQPDQFETFVKELEAAGVKTAERRDLRTLTYKELTRLLALWHLSQGRNYYEAAEEEKRKEREKEPAPVYHH